From Coffea arabica cultivar ET-39 chromosome 10e, Coffea Arabica ET-39 HiFi, whole genome shotgun sequence, one genomic window encodes:
- the LOC113712390 gene encoding putative late blight resistance protein homolog R1B-16 isoform X4: MAYADITALLENLEFLLQSDPHPILHYKEQVESLHDKVNLLRGFLEESEKRYDRGSMKHLDLEIRDVFYKARKVIDSKLLNVYAAKSAKSWKKARRILRRSLRKLTEKVDFILKKLNKISQKRKNAASADLQAGGPVLGGFSRRVYMENHVVGLNNDLQIVKDQLTQSPLRLETIPIVGMGGVGKTTLARRLYEDPSIVLHFHVRLWVTVSQDFQIRILLQDLCQLGNDNEMNNADLAEHLYKSLKGRRYLIVLDDIWCTEAWDAVKSIFPDDNNGSRIILTSRLKEVAVHANREKPHHIKLLDPVDSWKLLHQKLFVDERCPQELEEVGKEIAAKCQGLPLAIVVVAGYLLKIDRTRDCWDNFADSVASYVTGDPQQCLDIIALSYNQLPPPLKACFLYFGAFPEDREIPVSRLIYLWVAEGFLKQVTGKSLEEIAEECLMDLIDRNLILVRRVSYGRIKTCIIHDILRDLCLREAEKEHFMHVVNHNSHVFHEGKTNAQRLSFHMDCSFPILSTTHIDSVLCFSRFSMYSCFRHSAFKLLKVLDIIRSALNCFPVEILQLGNLRFLALSVTELPSTISHLWNLQTLVLNIYSGCTSLPWKLWTMQQLRHLHFNFCSFLPNPAGAEINGQGDLVLRNLQTLSKLSFSSCTMQVIASLPNLKKLGLYETAEAHVTEKLWLDRVFPSGSDWEQYEEGFSRLKYLLIDETDLVHWRATSTQFPSLKHLRLFRCRCLREVPLDFAEIPYLQIIDVYGSYDAVRSVMQIKQEQESVGNDDLLVRFDSAV, from the exons ATGGCTTATGCAGATATAACTGCTCTTCTTGAAAACCTTGAGTTTCTACTGCAATCCGATCCACATCCCATCCTTCATTACAAGGAACAAGTTGAGTCTCTCCACGACAAAGTCAATCTTCTGCGAGGCTTTCTGGAGGAATCTGAGAAGAGATATGATCGTGGAAGCATGAAACATTTGGATCTGGAGATCAGAGATGTGTTCTATAAAGCAAGAAAAGTCATTGATTCAAAACTGTTAAATGTTTATGCAGCCAAAAGTGCAAAAAGTTGGAAAAAGGCTCGGAGGATCCTTCGCCGGAGTTTGCGAAAATTAACAGAGAAAGTTGATTTTATACTGAAAAAACTCAacaaaattagtcaaaaaagaaagaatgctGCCAGCGCAGATTTACAAGCTGGAGGACCTGTGCTTGGCGGTTTTTCTCGCCGTGTATACATGGAAAACCATGTTGTGGGTCTTAATAATGACTTGCAAATAGTTAAAGATCAACTCACTCAGTCACCTTTGAGACTGGAAACGATCCCCATAGTAGGGATGGGAGGCGTAGGAAAGACAACTCTAGCTAGAAGACTTTATGAGGATCCTTCTATTGTACTTCACTTTCATGTTCGTTTGTGGGTAACTGTTTctcaagactttcaaatcagaATACTTTTGCAAGATCTTTGCCAGCTTGGTAATGATAATGAGATGAATAATGCAGACTTAGCTGAGCATCTATACAAAAGTTTAAAGGGCAGGAGGTATCTAATTGTTTTGGATGATATTTGGTGTACTGAGGCATGGGATGCTGTAAAAAGCATTTTTCCAGATGATAACAATGGAAGTAGAATCATATTAACTAGCCGGCTCAAGGAGGTGGCTGTTCATGCTAACCGTGAAAAACCTCATCACATCAAGCTTTTAGACCCAGTTGACAGTTGGAAATTACTGCATCAGAAGTTGTTTGTTGACGAAAGATGTCCCCAAGAGCTGGAGGAAGTTGGAAAAGAAATTGCAGCAAAATGTCAAGGACTACCTCTGGCAATTGTTGTGGTTGCAGGGTATCTCCTAAAAATTGACAGGACACGAGATTGCTGGGATAATTTTGCGGATAGTGTGGCTTCATATGTAACTGGAGACCCACAACAGTGTTTAGACATAATTGCATTGAGTTACAACCAATTACCTCCTCCTTTGAAAGCATGCTTCCTTTATTTTGGAGCCTTCCCTGAAGATCGTGAAATCCCAGTGTCAAGACTGATTTACTTGTGGGTTGCCGAGGGATTTCTAAAGCAAGTGACAGGGAAAAGCTTGGAAGAGATAGCTGAAGAATGTCTGATGGATCTCATCGATAGAAACTTAATTCTGGTCAGGAGAGTGTCCTATGGCAGAATAAAAACATGTATCATCCATGATATATTGCGGGACTTGTGCTTGAGAGAAGCTGAGAAAGAACATTTCATGCACGTGGTTAATCACAACAGCCATGTTTTTCATGAAGGCAAAACCAATGCGCAACGTCTCAGTTTCCATATGGATTGTAGCTTCCCCATTCTTTCTACCACTCACATAGATTCTGTTCTGTGCTTTAGTCGTTTTTCAATGTACTCCTGTTTCAGGCACTCTGCATTCAAGCTGCTCAAAGTGTTGGACATCATCCGCTCTGCATTAAATTGTTTCCCTGTTGAGATTCTACAACTTGGTAACTTGAGATTCCTTGCGTTATCAGTCACTGAGCTTCCATCAACTATATCCCACCTTTGGAATTTGCAAACTCTGGTTCTTAACATTTATTCTGGATGCACGTCTTTACCATGGAAACTGTGGACAATGCAGCAGCTAAGGCATCTCCATTTCAATTTCTGCAGTTTTCTGCCCAATCCTGCAGGGGCAGAAATTAATGGACAAGGTGATTTAGTCCTGCGGAACCTACAAACACTCTCCAAATTGAGCTTCTCAAGTTGTACCATGCAAGTAATTGCTAGCCTTCCAAATCTAAAGAAGTTGGGATTATATGAAACTGCAGAAGCACACGTAACTGAAAAACTTTGGCTTGATCGTGTCTTCCCATCTG GATCAGACTGGGAACAATATGAAGAGGGGTTTTCCCGGCTAAAGTATTTGCTTATTGATGAGACAGATCTTGTCCATTGGAGAGCAACCAGTACTCAATTTCCAAGTCTTAAGCACCTTCGCCTTTTTCGCTGCCGCTGCCTTAGAGAAGTTCCTCTTGATTTTGCTGAAATTCCTTATCTCCAGATAATTGATGTATACGGTTCCTATGATGCTGTTAGGTCAGTTATGCAAATTAAACAAGAACAAGAAAGTGTGGGAAATGATGATCTTCTTGTTCGTTTTGACTCTGCAGTTTAA
- the LOC113712390 gene encoding putative late blight resistance protein homolog R1B-16 isoform X2, translating to MAYADITALLENLEFLLQSDPHPILHYKEQVESLHDKVNLLRGFLEESEKRYDRGSMKHLDLEIRDVFYKARKVIDSKLLNVYAAKSAKSWKKARRILRRSLRKLTEKVDFILKKLNKISQKRKNAASADLQAGGPVLGGFSRRVYMENHVVGLNNDLQIVKDQLTQSPLRLETIPIVGMGGVGKTTLARRLYEDPSIVLHFHVRLWVTVSQDFQIRILLQDLCQLGNDNEMNNADLAEHLYKSLKGRRYLIVLDDIWCTEAWDAVKSIFPDDNNGSRIILTSRLKEVAVHANREKPHHIKLLDPVDSWKLLHQKLFVDERCPQELEEVGKEIAAKCQGLPLAIVVVAGYLLKIDRTRDCWDNFADSVASYVTGDPQQCLDIIALSYNQLPPPLKACFLYFGAFPEDREIPVSRLIYLWVAEGFLKQVTGKSLEEIAEECLMDLIDRNLILVRRVSYGRIKTCIIHDILRDLCLREAEKEHFMHVVNHNSHVFHEGKTNAQRLSFHMDCSFPILSTTHIDSVLCFSRFSMYSCFRHSAFKLLKVLDIIRSALNCFPVEILQLGNLRFLALSVTELPSTISHLWNLQTLVLNIYSGCTSLPWKLWTMQQLRHLHFNFCSFLPNPAGAEINGQGDLVLRNLQTLSKLSFSSCTMQVIASLPNLKKLGLYETAEAHVTEKLWLDRVFPSERRWVPCVDEFPPNLKKLTLSSSYLPWKDMNVLSMLPNLEVLKLKNNAFVGSDWEQYEEGFSRLKYLLIDETDLVHWRATSTQFPSLKHLRLFRCRCLREVPLDFAEIPYLQIIDVYGSYDAVRSVMQIKQEQESVGNDDLLVRFDSAV from the exons ATGGCTTATGCAGATATAACTGCTCTTCTTGAAAACCTTGAGTTTCTACTGCAATCCGATCCACATCCCATCCTTCATTACAAGGAACAAGTTGAGTCTCTCCACGACAAAGTCAATCTTCTGCGAGGCTTTCTGGAGGAATCTGAGAAGAGATATGATCGTGGAAGCATGAAACATTTGGATCTGGAGATCAGAGATGTGTTCTATAAAGCAAGAAAAGTCATTGATTCAAAACTGTTAAATGTTTATGCAGCCAAAAGTGCAAAAAGTTGGAAAAAGGCTCGGAGGATCCTTCGCCGGAGTTTGCGAAAATTAACAGAGAAAGTTGATTTTATACTGAAAAAACTCAacaaaattagtcaaaaaagaaagaatgctGCCAGCGCAGATTTACAAGCTGGAGGACCTGTGCTTGGCGGTTTTTCTCGCCGTGTATACATGGAAAACCATGTTGTGGGTCTTAATAATGACTTGCAAATAGTTAAAGATCAACTCACTCAGTCACCTTTGAGACTGGAAACGATCCCCATAGTAGGGATGGGAGGCGTAGGAAAGACAACTCTAGCTAGAAGACTTTATGAGGATCCTTCTATTGTACTTCACTTTCATGTTCGTTTGTGGGTAACTGTTTctcaagactttcaaatcagaATACTTTTGCAAGATCTTTGCCAGCTTGGTAATGATAATGAGATGAATAATGCAGACTTAGCTGAGCATCTATACAAAAGTTTAAAGGGCAGGAGGTATCTAATTGTTTTGGATGATATTTGGTGTACTGAGGCATGGGATGCTGTAAAAAGCATTTTTCCAGATGATAACAATGGAAGTAGAATCATATTAACTAGCCGGCTCAAGGAGGTGGCTGTTCATGCTAACCGTGAAAAACCTCATCACATCAAGCTTTTAGACCCAGTTGACAGTTGGAAATTACTGCATCAGAAGTTGTTTGTTGACGAAAGATGTCCCCAAGAGCTGGAGGAAGTTGGAAAAGAAATTGCAGCAAAATGTCAAGGACTACCTCTGGCAATTGTTGTGGTTGCAGGGTATCTCCTAAAAATTGACAGGACACGAGATTGCTGGGATAATTTTGCGGATAGTGTGGCTTCATATGTAACTGGAGACCCACAACAGTGTTTAGACATAATTGCATTGAGTTACAACCAATTACCTCCTCCTTTGAAAGCATGCTTCCTTTATTTTGGAGCCTTCCCTGAAGATCGTGAAATCCCAGTGTCAAGACTGATTTACTTGTGGGTTGCCGAGGGATTTCTAAAGCAAGTGACAGGGAAAAGCTTGGAAGAGATAGCTGAAGAATGTCTGATGGATCTCATCGATAGAAACTTAATTCTGGTCAGGAGAGTGTCCTATGGCAGAATAAAAACATGTATCATCCATGATATATTGCGGGACTTGTGCTTGAGAGAAGCTGAGAAAGAACATTTCATGCACGTGGTTAATCACAACAGCCATGTTTTTCATGAAGGCAAAACCAATGCGCAACGTCTCAGTTTCCATATGGATTGTAGCTTCCCCATTCTTTCTACCACTCACATAGATTCTGTTCTGTGCTTTAGTCGTTTTTCAATGTACTCCTGTTTCAGGCACTCTGCATTCAAGCTGCTCAAAGTGTTGGACATCATCCGCTCTGCATTAAATTGTTTCCCTGTTGAGATTCTACAACTTGGTAACTTGAGATTCCTTGCGTTATCAGTCACTGAGCTTCCATCAACTATATCCCACCTTTGGAATTTGCAAACTCTGGTTCTTAACATTTATTCTGGATGCACGTCTTTACCATGGAAACTGTGGACAATGCAGCAGCTAAGGCATCTCCATTTCAATTTCTGCAGTTTTCTGCCCAATCCTGCAGGGGCAGAAATTAATGGACAAGGTGATTTAGTCCTGCGGAACCTACAAACACTCTCCAAATTGAGCTTCTCAAGTTGTACCATGCAAGTAATTGCTAGCCTTCCAAATCTAAAGAAGTTGGGATTATATGAAACTGCAGAAGCACACGTAACTGAAAAACTTTGGCTTGATCGTGTCTTCCCATCTG AAAGACGATGGGTTCCCTGTGTGGATGAATTTCCTCCAAACCTGAAGAAGTTGACTCTAAGTTCCAGCTACCTACCATGGAAAGATATGAATGTTCTTTCTATGTTGCCTAATCTTGAAGTGCTCAAACTGAAAAATAATGCATTTGTAGGATCAGACTGGGAACAATATGAAGAGGGGTTTTCCCGGCTAAAGTATTTGCTTATTGATGAGACAGATCTTGTCCATTGGAGAGCAACCAGTACTCAATTTCCAAGTCTTAAGCACCTTCGCCTTTTTCGCTGCCGCTGCCTTAGAGAAGTTCCTCTTGATTTTGCTGAAATTCCTTATCTCCAGATAATTGATGTATACGGTTCCTATGATGCTGTTAGGTCAGTTATGCAAATTAAACAAGAACAAGAAAGTGTGGGAAATGATGATCTTCTTGTTCGTTTTGACTCTGCAGTTTAA
- the LOC113712390 gene encoding putative late blight resistance protein homolog R1B-16 isoform X1 → MAYADITALLENLEFLLQSDPHPILHYKEQVESLHDKVNLLRGFLEESEKRYDRGSMKHLDLEIRDVFYKARKVIDSKLLNVYAAKSAKSWKKARRILRRSLRKLTEKVDFILKKLNKISQKRKNAASADLQAGGPVLGGFSRRVYMENHVVGLNNDLQIVKDQLTQSPLRLETIPIVGMGGVGKTTLARRLYEDPSIVLHFHVRLWVTVSQDFQIRILLQDLCQLGNDNEMNNADLAEHLYKSLKGRRYLIVLDDIWCTEAWDAVKSIFPDDNNGSRIILTSRLKEVAVHANREKPHHIKLLDPVDSWKLLHQKLFVDERCPQELEEVGKEIAAKCQGLPLAIVVVAGYLLKIDRTRDCWDNFADSVASYVTGDPQQCLDIIALSYNQLPPPLKACFLYFGAFPEDREIPVSRLIYLWVAEGFLKQVTGKSLEEIAEECLMDLIDRNLILVRRVSYGRIKTCIIHDILRDLCLREAEKEHFMHVVNHNSHVFHEGKTNAQRLSFHMDCSFPILSTTHIDSVLCFSRFSMYSCFRHSAFKLLKVLDIIRSALNCFPVEILQLGNLRFLALSVTELPSTISHLWNLQTLVLNIYSGCTSLPWKLWTMQQLRHLHFNFCSFLPNPAGAEINGQGDLVLRNLQTLSKLSFSSCTMQVIASLPNLKKLGLYETAEAHVTEKLWLDRVFPSGNLFSSVYPIQSNCWSYISNVAQLHQLEILKLNFINLFAEERRWVPCVDEFPPNLKKLTLSSSYLPWKDMNVLSMLPNLEVLKLKNNAFVGSDWEQYEEGFSRLKYLLIDETDLVHWRATSTQFPSLKHLRLFRCRCLREVPLDFAEIPYLQIIDVYGSYDAVRSVMQIKQEQESVGNDDLLVRFDSAV, encoded by the coding sequence ATGGCTTATGCAGATATAACTGCTCTTCTTGAAAACCTTGAGTTTCTACTGCAATCCGATCCACATCCCATCCTTCATTACAAGGAACAAGTTGAGTCTCTCCACGACAAAGTCAATCTTCTGCGAGGCTTTCTGGAGGAATCTGAGAAGAGATATGATCGTGGAAGCATGAAACATTTGGATCTGGAGATCAGAGATGTGTTCTATAAAGCAAGAAAAGTCATTGATTCAAAACTGTTAAATGTTTATGCAGCCAAAAGTGCAAAAAGTTGGAAAAAGGCTCGGAGGATCCTTCGCCGGAGTTTGCGAAAATTAACAGAGAAAGTTGATTTTATACTGAAAAAACTCAacaaaattagtcaaaaaagaaagaatgctGCCAGCGCAGATTTACAAGCTGGAGGACCTGTGCTTGGCGGTTTTTCTCGCCGTGTATACATGGAAAACCATGTTGTGGGTCTTAATAATGACTTGCAAATAGTTAAAGATCAACTCACTCAGTCACCTTTGAGACTGGAAACGATCCCCATAGTAGGGATGGGAGGCGTAGGAAAGACAACTCTAGCTAGAAGACTTTATGAGGATCCTTCTATTGTACTTCACTTTCATGTTCGTTTGTGGGTAACTGTTTctcaagactttcaaatcagaATACTTTTGCAAGATCTTTGCCAGCTTGGTAATGATAATGAGATGAATAATGCAGACTTAGCTGAGCATCTATACAAAAGTTTAAAGGGCAGGAGGTATCTAATTGTTTTGGATGATATTTGGTGTACTGAGGCATGGGATGCTGTAAAAAGCATTTTTCCAGATGATAACAATGGAAGTAGAATCATATTAACTAGCCGGCTCAAGGAGGTGGCTGTTCATGCTAACCGTGAAAAACCTCATCACATCAAGCTTTTAGACCCAGTTGACAGTTGGAAATTACTGCATCAGAAGTTGTTTGTTGACGAAAGATGTCCCCAAGAGCTGGAGGAAGTTGGAAAAGAAATTGCAGCAAAATGTCAAGGACTACCTCTGGCAATTGTTGTGGTTGCAGGGTATCTCCTAAAAATTGACAGGACACGAGATTGCTGGGATAATTTTGCGGATAGTGTGGCTTCATATGTAACTGGAGACCCACAACAGTGTTTAGACATAATTGCATTGAGTTACAACCAATTACCTCCTCCTTTGAAAGCATGCTTCCTTTATTTTGGAGCCTTCCCTGAAGATCGTGAAATCCCAGTGTCAAGACTGATTTACTTGTGGGTTGCCGAGGGATTTCTAAAGCAAGTGACAGGGAAAAGCTTGGAAGAGATAGCTGAAGAATGTCTGATGGATCTCATCGATAGAAACTTAATTCTGGTCAGGAGAGTGTCCTATGGCAGAATAAAAACATGTATCATCCATGATATATTGCGGGACTTGTGCTTGAGAGAAGCTGAGAAAGAACATTTCATGCACGTGGTTAATCACAACAGCCATGTTTTTCATGAAGGCAAAACCAATGCGCAACGTCTCAGTTTCCATATGGATTGTAGCTTCCCCATTCTTTCTACCACTCACATAGATTCTGTTCTGTGCTTTAGTCGTTTTTCAATGTACTCCTGTTTCAGGCACTCTGCATTCAAGCTGCTCAAAGTGTTGGACATCATCCGCTCTGCATTAAATTGTTTCCCTGTTGAGATTCTACAACTTGGTAACTTGAGATTCCTTGCGTTATCAGTCACTGAGCTTCCATCAACTATATCCCACCTTTGGAATTTGCAAACTCTGGTTCTTAACATTTATTCTGGATGCACGTCTTTACCATGGAAACTGTGGACAATGCAGCAGCTAAGGCATCTCCATTTCAATTTCTGCAGTTTTCTGCCCAATCCTGCAGGGGCAGAAATTAATGGACAAGGTGATTTAGTCCTGCGGAACCTACAAACACTCTCCAAATTGAGCTTCTCAAGTTGTACCATGCAAGTAATTGCTAGCCTTCCAAATCTAAAGAAGTTGGGATTATATGAAACTGCAGAAGCACACGTAACTGAAAAACTTTGGCTTGATCGTGTCTTCCCATCTGGTAACTTGTTTAGTTCAGTTTACCCCATTCAGAGCAACTGCTGGTCCTATATCAGTAATGTTGCTCAACTACATCAACTTGAAATATTAAAACTGAACTTTATAAACTTATTTGCTGAAGAAAGACGATGGGTTCCCTGTGTGGATGAATTTCCTCCAAACCTGAAGAAGTTGACTCTAAGTTCCAGCTACCTACCATGGAAAGATATGAATGTTCTTTCTATGTTGCCTAATCTTGAAGTGCTCAAACTGAAAAATAATGCATTTGTAGGATCAGACTGGGAACAATATGAAGAGGGGTTTTCCCGGCTAAAGTATTTGCTTATTGATGAGACAGATCTTGTCCATTGGAGAGCAACCAGTACTCAATTTCCAAGTCTTAAGCACCTTCGCCTTTTTCGCTGCCGCTGCCTTAGAGAAGTTCCTCTTGATTTTGCTGAAATTCCTTATCTCCAGATAATTGATGTATACGGTTCCTATGATGCTGTTAGGTCAGTTATGCAAATTAAACAAGAACAAGAAAGTGTGGGAAATGATGATCTTCTTGTTCGTTTTGACTCTGCAGTTTAA
- the LOC113712390 gene encoding putative late blight resistance protein homolog R1B-16 isoform X3, with the protein MKHLDLEIRDVFYKARKVIDSKLLNVYAAKSAKSWKKARRILRRSLRKLTEKVDFILKKLNKISQKRKNAASADLQAGGPVLGGFSRRVYMENHVVGLNNDLQIVKDQLTQSPLRLETIPIVGMGGVGKTTLARRLYEDPSIVLHFHVRLWVTVSQDFQIRILLQDLCQLGNDNEMNNADLAEHLYKSLKGRRYLIVLDDIWCTEAWDAVKSIFPDDNNGSRIILTSRLKEVAVHANREKPHHIKLLDPVDSWKLLHQKLFVDERCPQELEEVGKEIAAKCQGLPLAIVVVAGYLLKIDRTRDCWDNFADSVASYVTGDPQQCLDIIALSYNQLPPPLKACFLYFGAFPEDREIPVSRLIYLWVAEGFLKQVTGKSLEEIAEECLMDLIDRNLILVRRVSYGRIKTCIIHDILRDLCLREAEKEHFMHVVNHNSHVFHEGKTNAQRLSFHMDCSFPILSTTHIDSVLCFSRFSMYSCFRHSAFKLLKVLDIIRSALNCFPVEILQLGNLRFLALSVTELPSTISHLWNLQTLVLNIYSGCTSLPWKLWTMQQLRHLHFNFCSFLPNPAGAEINGQGDLVLRNLQTLSKLSFSSCTMQVIASLPNLKKLGLYETAEAHVTEKLWLDRVFPSGNLFSSVYPIQSNCWSYISNVAQLHQLEILKLNFINLFAEERRWVPCVDEFPPNLKKLTLSSSYLPWKDMNVLSMLPNLEVLKLKNNAFVGSDWEQYEEGFSRLKYLLIDETDLVHWRATSTQFPSLKHLRLFRCRCLREVPLDFAEIPYLQIIDVYGSYDAVRSVMQIKQEQESVGNDDLLVRFDSAV; encoded by the coding sequence ATGAAACATTTGGATCTGGAGATCAGAGATGTGTTCTATAAAGCAAGAAAAGTCATTGATTCAAAACTGTTAAATGTTTATGCAGCCAAAAGTGCAAAAAGTTGGAAAAAGGCTCGGAGGATCCTTCGCCGGAGTTTGCGAAAATTAACAGAGAAAGTTGATTTTATACTGAAAAAACTCAacaaaattagtcaaaaaagaaagaatgctGCCAGCGCAGATTTACAAGCTGGAGGACCTGTGCTTGGCGGTTTTTCTCGCCGTGTATACATGGAAAACCATGTTGTGGGTCTTAATAATGACTTGCAAATAGTTAAAGATCAACTCACTCAGTCACCTTTGAGACTGGAAACGATCCCCATAGTAGGGATGGGAGGCGTAGGAAAGACAACTCTAGCTAGAAGACTTTATGAGGATCCTTCTATTGTACTTCACTTTCATGTTCGTTTGTGGGTAACTGTTTctcaagactttcaaatcagaATACTTTTGCAAGATCTTTGCCAGCTTGGTAATGATAATGAGATGAATAATGCAGACTTAGCTGAGCATCTATACAAAAGTTTAAAGGGCAGGAGGTATCTAATTGTTTTGGATGATATTTGGTGTACTGAGGCATGGGATGCTGTAAAAAGCATTTTTCCAGATGATAACAATGGAAGTAGAATCATATTAACTAGCCGGCTCAAGGAGGTGGCTGTTCATGCTAACCGTGAAAAACCTCATCACATCAAGCTTTTAGACCCAGTTGACAGTTGGAAATTACTGCATCAGAAGTTGTTTGTTGACGAAAGATGTCCCCAAGAGCTGGAGGAAGTTGGAAAAGAAATTGCAGCAAAATGTCAAGGACTACCTCTGGCAATTGTTGTGGTTGCAGGGTATCTCCTAAAAATTGACAGGACACGAGATTGCTGGGATAATTTTGCGGATAGTGTGGCTTCATATGTAACTGGAGACCCACAACAGTGTTTAGACATAATTGCATTGAGTTACAACCAATTACCTCCTCCTTTGAAAGCATGCTTCCTTTATTTTGGAGCCTTCCCTGAAGATCGTGAAATCCCAGTGTCAAGACTGATTTACTTGTGGGTTGCCGAGGGATTTCTAAAGCAAGTGACAGGGAAAAGCTTGGAAGAGATAGCTGAAGAATGTCTGATGGATCTCATCGATAGAAACTTAATTCTGGTCAGGAGAGTGTCCTATGGCAGAATAAAAACATGTATCATCCATGATATATTGCGGGACTTGTGCTTGAGAGAAGCTGAGAAAGAACATTTCATGCACGTGGTTAATCACAACAGCCATGTTTTTCATGAAGGCAAAACCAATGCGCAACGTCTCAGTTTCCATATGGATTGTAGCTTCCCCATTCTTTCTACCACTCACATAGATTCTGTTCTGTGCTTTAGTCGTTTTTCAATGTACTCCTGTTTCAGGCACTCTGCATTCAAGCTGCTCAAAGTGTTGGACATCATCCGCTCTGCATTAAATTGTTTCCCTGTTGAGATTCTACAACTTGGTAACTTGAGATTCCTTGCGTTATCAGTCACTGAGCTTCCATCAACTATATCCCACCTTTGGAATTTGCAAACTCTGGTTCTTAACATTTATTCTGGATGCACGTCTTTACCATGGAAACTGTGGACAATGCAGCAGCTAAGGCATCTCCATTTCAATTTCTGCAGTTTTCTGCCCAATCCTGCAGGGGCAGAAATTAATGGACAAGGTGATTTAGTCCTGCGGAACCTACAAACACTCTCCAAATTGAGCTTCTCAAGTTGTACCATGCAAGTAATTGCTAGCCTTCCAAATCTAAAGAAGTTGGGATTATATGAAACTGCAGAAGCACACGTAACTGAAAAACTTTGGCTTGATCGTGTCTTCCCATCTGGTAACTTGTTTAGTTCAGTTTACCCCATTCAGAGCAACTGCTGGTCCTATATCAGTAATGTTGCTCAACTACATCAACTTGAAATATTAAAACTGAACTTTATAAACTTATTTGCTGAAGAAAGACGATGGGTTCCCTGTGTGGATGAATTTCCTCCAAACCTGAAGAAGTTGACTCTAAGTTCCAGCTACCTACCATGGAAAGATATGAATGTTCTTTCTATGTTGCCTAATCTTGAAGTGCTCAAACTGAAAAATAATGCATTTGTAGGATCAGACTGGGAACAATATGAAGAGGGGTTTTCCCGGCTAAAGTATTTGCTTATTGATGAGACAGATCTTGTCCATTGGAGAGCAACCAGTACTCAATTTCCAAGTCTTAAGCACCTTCGCCTTTTTCGCTGCCGCTGCCTTAGAGAAGTTCCTCTTGATTTTGCTGAAATTCCTTATCTCCAGATAATTGATGTATACGGTTCCTATGATGCTGTTAGGTCAGTTATGCAAATTAAACAAGAACAAGAAAGTGTGGGAAATGATGATCTTCTTGTTCGTTTTGACTCTGCAGTTTAA